In Archocentrus centrarchus isolate MPI-CPG fArcCen1 chromosome 24, fArcCen1, whole genome shotgun sequence, one DNA window encodes the following:
- the hsf2 gene encoding heat shock factor protein 2 isoform X1: protein MKHISNVPAFLTKLWTLVEDADTNEFICWSQEGNSFLVLDEQRFAKEILPKFFKHNNMASFIRQLNMYGFRKVMHIDTGIVKQERDGPVEFQHPYFRQGQDDLLENIKRKVSNTRLEDSKIRQEDLTKILASVQSVHSKQENIDARLATLKRENESLWREISELRQKHAHQQQLIKKLIHFIVTLVQNNRILNLKRKRPILMNGNGKKPKYIHQIYDDKVCVEQSSVNSINGVKGSEISDDVIICDLTENDGDVTAEITEESPRACEQGDIEMWK, encoded by the exons ATGAAACACATCTCGAACGTCCCCGCTTTCCTCACTAAGCTGTGGACGCTGGTCGAGGACGCAGACACCAATGAATTTATTTGCTGGAGTCAG GAGGGCAACAGCTTCCTCGTTTTGGACGAACAACGCTTCGCCAAGGAGATCCTTCCCAAGTTTTTCAAGCACAATAACATGGCCAGTTTCATCAGGCAGCTCAACATGT atgGATTCCGTAAGGTGATGCACATTGATACAGGGATTGTGAAACAGGAGAGAGATGGTCCTGTGGAATTTCAGCACCCCTACTTCAGACAGGGACAGGATGATCTGTTGGAAAACATCAAGAGGAAG GTTTCTAACACTCGACTAGAGGACAGTAAGATTCGACAGGAAGACCTGACCAAGATTTTGGCAAGTGTTCAGAGTGTTCACAGCAAACAGGAGAACATTGATGCCAGGCTGGCAACACTCAAAAG AGAGAATGAGTCTCTGTGGAGAGAGATATCAGAACTGAGACAGAAACATGCTCACCAACAACAGCTCATCAAAAAG TTGATACATTTCATTGTCACATTGGTGCAGAACAACCGCATCCTGAATTTAAAACGTAAAAG GCCAATTCTTATGAATGGTAATGGAAAGAAGCCAAAATACATTCATCAGATCTATGATGACAAAGTATGTGTTGAACAG TCATCTGTCAACAGTATCAATGGTGTGAAGGGTTCAGAGATATCCGATGATGTCATTATCTGTGACTTGACTGAGAATGATGGCGATGTGACAGCAGAGATCACAGAGGAGTCACCACGAGCCTGTGAGCAAGG TGATATAGAAATGTGGAAGTAG
- the hsf2 gene encoding heat shock factor protein 2 isoform X2: protein MKHISNVPAFLTKLWTLVEDADTNEFICWSQEGNSFLVLDEQRFAKEILPKFFKHNNMASFIRQLNMYGFRKVMHIDTGIVKQERDGPVEFQHPYFRQGQDDLLENIKRKVSNTRLEDSKIRQEDLTKILASVQSVHSKQENIDARLATLKRENESLWREISELRQKHAHQQQLIKKLIHFIVTLVQNNRILNLKRKRPILMNGNGKKPKYIHQIYDDKVCVEQSSVNSINGVKGSEISDDVIICDLTENDGDVTAEITEESPRACEQGNVEVELDSCTVLPAETEVSTTTDDVKQTEAVSSAAAADDSQRSSALGNSGATSSALQLNKPSGLSLEDPVKMMDSILNENGAAISQNINLLGKVELMDYLDSIDCSLEDFQAMLYGKQCGIDFDVLEEDVPSKESAALMSKGRTEEDNTDKQLIQYTTCPLLAFLDGCIPPPELDLGTAGGSNSTGSSSTQHEPSSSSVASVDAEPSSELLDTSLETKQPPRSSLIRLEPLTEAEASEETLFYLCELSPAGPEADSSQLSRV from the exons ATGAAACACATCTCGAACGTCCCCGCTTTCCTCACTAAGCTGTGGACGCTGGTCGAGGACGCAGACACCAATGAATTTATTTGCTGGAGTCAG GAGGGCAACAGCTTCCTCGTTTTGGACGAACAACGCTTCGCCAAGGAGATCCTTCCCAAGTTTTTCAAGCACAATAACATGGCCAGTTTCATCAGGCAGCTCAACATGT atgGATTCCGTAAGGTGATGCACATTGATACAGGGATTGTGAAACAGGAGAGAGATGGTCCTGTGGAATTTCAGCACCCCTACTTCAGACAGGGACAGGATGATCTGTTGGAAAACATCAAGAGGAAG GTTTCTAACACTCGACTAGAGGACAGTAAGATTCGACAGGAAGACCTGACCAAGATTTTGGCAAGTGTTCAGAGTGTTCACAGCAAACAGGAGAACATTGATGCCAGGCTGGCAACACTCAAAAG AGAGAATGAGTCTCTGTGGAGAGAGATATCAGAACTGAGACAGAAACATGCTCACCAACAACAGCTCATCAAAAAG TTGATACATTTCATTGTCACATTGGTGCAGAACAACCGCATCCTGAATTTAAAACGTAAAAG GCCAATTCTTATGAATGGTAATGGAAAGAAGCCAAAATACATTCATCAGATCTATGATGACAAAGTATGTGTTGAACAG TCATCTGTCAACAGTATCAATGGTGTGAAGGGTTCAGAGATATCCGATGATGTCATTATCTGTGACTTGACTGAGAATGATGGCGATGTGACAGCAGAGATCACAGAGGAGTCACCACGAGCCTGTGAGCAAGG AAATGTGGAAGTAGAACTGGACAGCTGTACGGTGCTGCCAGCTGAGACAGAGGTGAGCACCACCACAGATGACGTCAAACAGACCGAGGCTGTTTCGTCAGCAGCCGCAGCAGATGACAGTCAGAGGAGCAGCGCTCTAGGCAACAGTGGAGCAACTAGTAGTGCCCTGCAGCTTAATAAACCCTCAGGGCTGAGTCTTGAGGACCCTGTGAAGATGATGGATTCTATCCTGAACGAGAATGGAGCAGCAATATCACAGAACATTAATCTGTTGGGGAA ggTGGAACTCATGGACTACCTGGATAGTATTGACTGCAGCCTAGAGGACTTCCAGGCCATGCTTTATGGAAAACAGTGTGGCATTGATTTTGATGTTCTAGAG GAGGATGTGCCCTCCAAAGAGAGCGCAGCACTGATGAGCAAAGGGAGGACAGAGGAAGATAACACAG ATAAGCAGTTGATCCAGTACACCACCTGCCCTCTGCTGGCTTTCCTTGATGGCTGCATTCCTCCTCCAGAGCTGGATCTAGGTACAGCTGGTGGCAGCAACAGCACAGGCTCCTCTAGCACCCAGCATGAGCCCTCTTCCAGCTCTGTTGCTTCTGTTGACGCTGAGCCATCATCAGAGCTGCTGGACACCAGCCTGGAGACAAAGCAGCCACCTCGCAGCTCCCTGATTCGTCTGGAGCCTCTGACAGAGGCAGAGGCTAGTGAGGAGACACTCTTCTACCTATGTGAACTGAGTCCTGCTGGACCTGAGGCCGATTCCTCCCAGCTTAGCAGAGTGTAA